A genomic window from Kineosporia sp. NBRC 101731 includes:
- the hemQ gene encoding hydrogen peroxide-dependent heme synthase has protein sequence MSQTETASHAAPDAEKINGTIRYTMWSVFAANRLPGDAEDRNLLIEEVEAFFAGLEAKGVEVRGVYDLSGMRADADIMVWWHSDDITALQAAYKALLRTELGSYLEGVWSNAGLHRPAEFNRGHVPAFMSGEDPKPFICVYPFVRSYEWYILPEQERRDMLIEHGKAARGYADVRANTVASFALGDYEWLLAFEADELHRIVDLMRDLRATDARKHVREEIPFFTGLRMSIGDLVNALP, from the coding sequence ATGAGCCAGACTGAAACTGCATCGCACGCCGCACCCGACGCGGAGAAGATCAACGGCACCATTCGCTACACGATGTGGTCGGTCTTCGCCGCGAACCGGCTGCCGGGCGACGCCGAGGACCGCAACCTCCTGATCGAGGAGGTCGAGGCCTTCTTCGCCGGCCTGGAGGCCAAGGGCGTCGAGGTGCGCGGCGTCTACGACCTCTCGGGTATGCGCGCCGACGCCGACATCATGGTGTGGTGGCACTCGGACGACATCACCGCGCTCCAGGCCGCCTACAAGGCGCTGCTGCGCACCGAGCTGGGCTCGTACCTGGAGGGTGTCTGGTCGAACGCCGGCCTGCACCGCCCGGCCGAGTTCAACCGCGGCCACGTGCCCGCGTTCATGTCGGGTGAGGACCCCAAGCCGTTCATCTGCGTGTACCCGTTCGTGCGCAGCTACGAGTGGTACATCCTGCCCGAGCAGGAACGCCGCGACATGCTGATCGAGCACGGCAAGGCGGCCCGCGGCTACGCCGACGTGCGCGCGAACACCGTGGCGTCGTTCGCCCTGGGCGACTACGAGTGGCTGCTGGCCTTCGAGGCCGACGAGCTGCACCGCATCGTCGACCTGATGCGTGACCTGCGCGCCACCGACGCGCGCAAGCACGTGCGCGAGGAGATCCCGTTCTTCACCGGCCTGAGGATGAGCATCGGCGACCTGGTCAACGCTCTGCCGTAA
- a CDS encoding GNAT family N-acetyltransferase, whose translation MHRAPWTGIDPLTAYALIKLRVDVFVVEQECPYPELDGRDVEPGTEHLWLDDEIGPTAYLRVLRDPEDALRIGRVCTRADARGRSLAGRLMTAALDRAKGPVVLDAQAHLVGWYARFGFAAAGPEYLEDGIPHVPMRRPAAVESQPKAVTAER comes from the coding sequence CTGCACCGTGCCCCCTGGACCGGCATCGACCCGCTCACGGCCTACGCCCTGATCAAGCTGCGGGTCGACGTGTTCGTGGTGGAACAGGAATGCCCGTACCCCGAGCTCGATGGTCGTGACGTCGAGCCGGGCACGGAGCATCTGTGGCTGGACGACGAGATCGGGCCGACGGCGTACCTACGGGTGCTCCGGGACCCGGAGGACGCCCTGCGCATCGGCCGCGTCTGCACCCGCGCCGACGCCCGGGGCCGGTCGCTGGCCGGGCGCCTGATGACCGCGGCCCTCGACCGCGCGAAGGGCCCGGTCGTGCTCGACGCTCAGGCCCACCTGGTCGGCTGGTACGCGCGGTTCGGTTTCGCCGCCGCCGGGCCGGAGTACCTCGAGGACGGCATCCCGCACGTCCCGATGCGCCGGCCCGCGGCAGTCGAATCACAGCCGAAAGCTGTTACGGCAGAGCGTTGA
- the msrB gene encoding peptide-methionine (R)-S-oxide reductase MsrB encodes MATDNTQKIYPLQLTNDQWREKLTAQEYQVLREAGTERAFTGEYWDDHSEGVYTCRACGVELFRSTEKFDSNCGWPSFFAPAAEGKVEYIEDRSLGSVRTEVRCLNCGSHLGHVFEGEGFATPTDKRYCINSISIRREPAQG; translated from the coding sequence ATGGCAACCGACAACACCCAGAAGATCTACCCGCTGCAGCTCACGAACGACCAGTGGCGCGAGAAGCTCACCGCGCAGGAGTACCAGGTGCTCCGCGAGGCGGGCACCGAGCGGGCCTTCACCGGCGAGTACTGGGACGACCACAGCGAGGGTGTCTACACCTGCCGTGCCTGTGGTGTGGAACTGTTCCGCAGCACCGAGAAGTTCGACAGCAACTGTGGCTGGCCGTCGTTCTTCGCCCCCGCGGCCGAGGGCAAGGTCGAGTACATCGAAGACCGGTCCCTGGGCTCCGTGCGCACCGAGGTGCGCTGCCTGAACTGTGGTTCGCACCTGGGCCACGTGTTCGAGGGTGAGGGCTTCGCCACGCCGACCGACAAGCGGTACTGCATCAACTCGATCAGCATCCGGCGGGAGCCGGCCCAGGGCTGA
- a CDS encoding AzlD domain-containing protein: protein MILTAVIALALINVAFKGIGPAVLGDRTFPAPLEAMITTLPAVLLAALLVVDLTGPGWQAADWTLLPGLGAALLLRALRGSGHLLCLVVAVLVTAAARAFV from the coding sequence ATGATCCTGACCGCCGTCATCGCCCTGGCGCTGATCAACGTGGCCTTCAAGGGCATCGGCCCGGCCGTGCTCGGCGACCGGACATTCCCAGCGCCGTTGGAGGCGATGATCACCACGCTGCCGGCCGTGCTGCTGGCTGCCCTGCTCGTGGTCGACCTGACCGGCCCGGGGTGGCAGGCGGCGGACTGGACGCTCCTGCCGGGGCTGGGCGCGGCACTGCTGCTGCGGGCACTGCGGGGCAGTGGGCACCTGCTCTGCCTGGTGGTCGCGGTGCTGGTCACCGCGGCTGCGAGAGCCTTCGTCTAG